The Prunus dulcis chromosome 3, ALMONDv2, whole genome shotgun sequence genome segment AACCCAACTTGTTAGAATCGAACAGAACATTTGAACTGTACCGTTgtaattaaagtaaaaagTATTGAACCTGGTAGCAAATTTCTGATATACTAATAATGCCACTGCTATGAGATTTTCTAAGCAGAGCTTGCTTATACAATGGAAGTGAATGATAAATGCGACGTGTATAGCTTCGGAGTAGTAACATTGGAACTGATTATGGGAAGGCATCCAGGAGATCTGTTGTCATCTTTATCATCTGTGTCTTTGttgtcatcttcatcatctgcaTTACCTGCACATCAAATGCCAATGGAGGATATTTTGGACCAGCGCATTTCCCCTCCTACACATCAAGAAGCAGGGGAAGTGGTCTCTCTAGTGCAGATAGCTTTTGCATGCTTGAATCCCAGTCCTCCATCTCGTCCAACAATGAAACAAGTTTCTCAACACCTCTCAACTCAGAGGCTGCATTTGTCTAAGTCAGTGCATATGATAACATGTGGTGAATTGCTTGCTCTCGATGGTTTTACAACCCGAGGGTAAGTTTCTATAGGTTAAATGCTTTCAATTATCTCCATCACCACTCGTCATGCTCATCCGCCTATCATGCCTTTATAATTTCTTTGACAttatttgattgattaattTGAATAAACACCGTATTAACTCTGTGTTTACCCTCTGAGTGTTTTCTTCTAACCTTCTTAGATGTTTCCTTGTAGCAATGTATTTGAAGCCTACTTTTTTGCCACTCATTATTttgaaggaaggaaaaaaaggtgTAACAGCATAAGTTAATATTTATAATCACTTTGTCAGTTCAATTTTATGTTTGAAGAGCGGTAATTATAGGAAAATCAGATATTTATCTGGCTTTAACCTCAGACAAAATACCAAATTGTCTATATCCCAGAAGAGAAGAACGACCCCTCAAGGCTCAAAATTGACACCAACCAAAATTAACAATGAACAAGACAATACAACAATGGTGTTCCTCTCAGAAAACTGAAAGTAGTGTTTCTCACAAGTGCAATGTCACAATAAAAGCAACGAACAGATTCACATTCTTATTCCTATATATGCAAAGTCAGCTTTCGCTTGGTATACTCTTGGAATTTTGATCATCTGTTGATCATCAAAATCTTGAAAAATGCTAGGCTGTTAccaattgctttcttcttctttttttttattttgttgtgaaAGTAGTTCtgaaaatatataagatattGCAGAGACTTTTCAAGTCTGGAAAAATGAATATTGTTGAAAGCATAAAAATTAGGGAGAtttactattatacccaatatgggggtccaaattataaaaataccctatataaaatggactttagaaacacacccaaagcccatttacaacataacaaaaaagcttttaacttcttataaattacaaaactgccatcaatttcttaaaacaagcccaaccccaaaatctcataaaaatacccaaagcactcaatagggcatcaaagtaatttaataatcaatattaaattcaataaggctagctatcattttttggttttttttgggtttgtttataggaattcaattgtgtagggtttatttataatattagtgctagaaatgggtatatcactaaatatctctaaaaatTATGAATATTGTTTAAGTCATAACTTGCTTGAAGGTAAGATACATTCAGAAATAAGCAACACGGAGAGTTTGGAGATGCTCAACCTTTCCCACAATAATCTTTCTGGCTTTACTCCAACGAGTTTTGAAGGCATGAATGGGTTGTCGTATGTTGACATATCCTACAATGACTTGGAGGGTCCCCCGCCCAACAGCAGTGGATTTTGGAATGCTCTTTCGGAAGCATTGCAGGTGAACAAAGGACTGTGCGGCAACATTGAAGCTCAGAAATCCTGCAAACATAACTCCAAAAAGGACCGTAAAGTCATATTTGTAATCTTGTTCCCTCTTCTCGGAGCACTTGTACTTCTACTTGCTTTCTTCATGTTTGCTTTTCTGAtagcaagaagaaagaaaaatcaaactctGGAACAAAACGATGACATGCTTGaagaaatttctttttcaattctaGATTTTGATGGAAAAACAATGTATGAGGAAATCATAAGGGCGACAGAAGATTTTGATTCCATATATTGCGTTGGGACGGGAGGACATGGAAGTGTACACAGAGCAAATTTGTCCACAACAGCgagaataaatttctttttcaattctaGATTTTGATTCCATATTTCACTGGCAACATGGTAGCCGTGAAGAAACTCCATCTTCTCCACAATGGCAAGAATAATTTTCAGAAGGAATTCTTCAATGAAATAAGAGCACTAACTGAGATACGACACAGAAACATAATGAAGCTTTATGGTTTCTGTTTACATCACTGACACTCGTTTTTGGTGTATGAGTATCTCGAAAGAGGTAGCTTGGCCACAACGCTGAGCAATGATCATGAAGCTAAAGAACTAGGGTGGAGTAAAAGGGTGAATATTGTTAAAGATTTAGCTAATGCCTTGTCCGACATGCACCACAATTGCTTGCCACCAATTGTACATCGTGACATATCAAGCAAGAATGTTTTGCTGGATTCTGAATATGAGGCCTGTGTTTCAGATTTTGGAACTGCCAAATTTAAAAATCCGGAGTCAACTAATTGGACTGTCACTGTAGGTACTTAAGGCCACACGGCACCAGGTAATGTTTTGACCACTGAAATCTCTGTCTTTTGTACTTGGTGTGTACGATTTATGCATGATACAATTTCTTGTGTGAGCTATTTTTGAACAGAGCTTGCATATACAATGGAAGTGACCGAAACGTGCGATGGTTATAGCTTTGGAGTTGTCACACTGGAAATAATTATAGGAAGACATCCAGGAGATGTTTTCTCATCTTTATCATCTGGGGCATCACCGTCATCCTCATCTACATCACCTGCCCCGGAGATGTCAATTTTGGACGTTCTGGACCAATGCATCTCGCCACCCTCAAAACGAGAAGCAGAGGAGGTGGTGTCTCTTGTGAAGATAGCATTTGCATCCTTGAATCCCAGTCCACAGTGTCGTCCAACGATGGAGAAAGTTTCTCAGCTCCTTTCATCAACTCAGAGGCTGCATTTGTCAAAGCCATTGCATATGACAACATTTGGTGAATTGCTTGCTCTTGATGGTTTCACTACCTGATTAGAATATATGCTGCGTTCGCTGTATTTCACTTCATTTGTGTCTGCCTTATTCTAATTTTTGTTAGATGTTTGTACTTGTAAATGttcactacaagaaaaaaggTCAGTAGTGACCAATTTCTTAGTGACCAAATGTATAATGGTCACAAATAGGGagtcttcatttttttttctttttctacatTATGAATCTAAGCATTAGGTGGTGATGATGTAGACAAAGGATATGCTTGTAGCAAATGAGTTAGTGGAAATGAAGTAGAGTTCCGATGCAGCAGTTACCCTCGACTTCATCAAGGTTAGCTTATAACTCTCCTCTTTTGAAAGCCATTTTTGTTTGAACCTAAGAGAGATTTATGAAAGtgaagaatgaaaaataaaataaggatATGCAGCAGGTTTTGCAGTATTAGGTTCCAATCCTAACTgtcgtatttttttttcctttgcttttATAGTGTCTTCCTGCATTTTTAGTATCAGAGAATTCATAGGATTAGATCCCAACATCACACTTGAGCAACTGATCTATGCTCTGAATGGTACTTTGAGTACCTTATCTGAGCatgacacaaaaataaaatgatcctgtctaataaaatatattgtaGTGATGAACTTTCAactcctcttttttctttttctttttgattttcttattttgtttgttgtgaAACTAGCTctgaaaaaatcatttaaaccCTCTAGTCCGACCCTCAGGACCGATCAACTCTTGCATTCAGCCCGGACCCAGTCTGAGCCTcgaaattcaataaaaattcatCCTAAACTCCAAAAAATTCAGCAAAAAATGCTACGGACTCTTTGTACAACATGCATTTTCATGTTAGAAcctcaaattcacaatttgactccaagaaaatttcatttccaagttcacataaaactgaaaattgaaaacaattaTCAAACAACTTATAAACAATTTTCAATTCatcttttgtttgaaaattgaaaacaattaCCAAACgagtttcatatttttaatttttttacaaataaaaattgaaagctaaaatggttatcaaacagGCCCTTAGAATGTGACAAAtgttaaatcaaaattttgagtAGGAAATTGGAGTAAAATGTATACAACTATCATTACTTTGAAGGGTATAGGGTTTAAAACACATCCAAGATTTTAGGCTAATCACTTGTGGAATGCTCATGAAATCAGGTCATATAAGCCACAAGTTAGCTCATAATAAATTCATCAGGGACTAAACCTGGATAAAAGTGCAGATTATGACACAAACAGTACGTGAAAGTCAAAGCGCTTGaatcaaaatttagaaattgaccacacaaaaaaaagaataaaaatttagaatgTTACAAATGTTatcaaaatttggaaatatttttgcttaTCATTTTAACTCAAGGTGTATCCTAACCACCATTCTCAACACTTGATATGCATCCATGAGCATAACCATAGTTAACTCTTTGATTTGTATTTGTGGAACCATGATTATAGCCATAGACACATGTCAAGTGTTGAAAAGTGTAGTGATGATACATATTTGAGTTAAAGTTGTGAGCAAAAATGCACCCATCAAAATTTAGGAAATGGGACTAAAATGTATACAACTATCATTACTTTGAAACTTATTCTTGACGTGATGATTTGggtaagaaagaaagaagaaaaaaaaggatggaAATGAATGGCATGGATCCTCTTCGGATTTGTTGGGGACAGCTGGAGTGGATGAACTTTTCCACTAAAGCAAAGCAAGAagcatgttttgtttgaaatgtTCTAGTCGTGATAGGACTATACCATTTCCTCTGTCTGGCTAGGGCACTTTCAGTGTTAATCATGCTTTGAGAAAATGCAAAAGTTGCAATTCCAACTTTAAAGAAAAGGGACAAAGACTTAGTGTGAAAACCCCAAACAGTTGTTACTTAGAAATGTTTTTCCTTGTgagagggaaagaaaaaatgaaacaataatttcatTGTCCAATGCCACAAGTTTGTGAGTTTGGGTTCTTCAACCATAACTTTTCACTGATctgttttttatgttttgccAAAGAATCTTCACTGTTCTTTACTCGTCACTCCTTGTAAAATCGCATAAATATCCAACCCACATTCTGTAAAActaattcttttgttttgaaatatatGTAGGGCCACAACGACCCAGGTGAAGTGACAGCCACTCCCAGGTCTCTTTGACCTTCTGTCAACCTCTGTCAAGCGCATACGACGATCCACCAATAACATCCAATCAAGCTCTCACTTCTGTCAATTTCATTCCATTTAGTTCCAACACAAAATGCAAAATTTCCAAAGAGACGAAGACTCTTGACTCAAGGGTGTGAAAACCCCAAAAGTCTTCCCAAACAGTCTCCAATTAAGAAACTGAAAAAACTTTGAAAAGACCTTTCCAAGTCTTGAACTTTGAAGACTTGGATTTTATTGTGGAAAAGAGAATAGGCCACATAATAAAATCATGAGACTTGGATTTTATGACATATCATTATGCTCCCTTGCAGATCTACACAAACAATATCTTAATCAAGAGCACAAGGAACACGCTCTCAAAGACTTTTCAATGCTCAACTATTGAACCCCAAAGACTAACCCAcactatttattttattttatataaatagttTTGCTCATGTTTAGTGAGAGATTaaagagggaaaaaagaagaagttgaaaATGGACCATTAATGCTGTTAAGGGGTGAAGCCAGGTGAAAGGTCTAACCCACACTATATATAACTAGTAAGGCATATAATATACGCATACCACACAAACAATAACCATGACATCCTTAACTTCCGCTAAACTATGCTTCCTGCCTTATTGCCTTGTCATCTTGTTGTATGTTTCATCACCAAATTGGGttgcttttccttttgctACTTCTACTTCTGATACTGAAGCAAAGGCTCTTCTCAAATGGAAAGCCAGCTTATTTCCAAATCAAGCCCTCAATCATCTCACCTGGTACGACCCTCCCACTTATAATATTAATGCCACCAATTCTTCCAGCAGCAATCCAAAACCAAGAACAAGCCCATGCACTTGGACTGGTGTTTCATGCAACTCAGCTGGAAGTGTCAGAATGATAAACCTTTCCACTTGTGGTATTCAAGGTACGCTACATGAGTTTTCATTCTTGTCCTTCCCTAATCTTGAATATCTTGACCTCAGCTTGAACAAACTCTTTGATGCCATCCCACCTCAAATCAGCTACCTCTCCAAACTTCACCATCTTGATCTCTCCCAAAATAACTTGTCTGGGAGAATTCCACCAGAAATCAGTCTCCTAAGAAATCTTAGGTTTCTTTATCTCTTTGCAAATACTTTCTTGGGGGAAATTCCTAAAGAGATAGGGAACTTGAAATCTCTTGTAGATCTAGCATTGTCTTACAACAATTTAAGTGGTCTCATCCCTCCAAATATTGGTAACTTAATAAACCTAAACACTTTGTACTTGGCTGTAAATCAACTTTCTGGTTTGTTTCCCAAGGAGATAGGGAACTTGAAATCTCTTGTAGATCTAGATTTGTCTTACAACAATTTAAGTGGTCTCATCCCTCCAAACATTGGTAACTTAATAAACCTAAACACTTTGCACTTGGCTGTAAATCAACTTTCTGGTTTGATTCCCAAGGAGATAGGGAACTTGAAATCTCTTGTATATCTACAGTTGTCCACCAACAATTTAAGTGGTCTCATCCCTCCAAATATTGGTAACTTAATAAACCTAAACACTTTGTACTTggctgaaaatcaactttcTGGTTTGATTCCCAAGGAAATAGGGAACTTGAAATCTCTTGTGGAGTTAGGATTGGACAGAAATCAACTCAATGGTTCAATTCCAACCTCATTTGCTAACTTGAGCAACTTGCAGACCTTATTCCTACGCGATAACCAACTTTCCGGCTCCATTCCCCAAGAGTTAGAGAATCTCAAGAATTTGACTAAATTGCATTTGGATATAAACCAATTGTCTGGTTATTTGCCCCCAAATATTTGCCAAGGTGGAAAACTCACAAACTTGTCAGTATACAAAAACTATTTGACTGGTCCAATCCCCAAAAGCTTGAAAAATTGCACAAGATTAGTGAGAGTCCATCTTGACCAAAACCAATTGACAGGCAATATATCTGAAGACTTTGGTGTTTATCCGAATCTTGATTTTATGAATATAAGCCACAACAACTTGTATGGAGAAATCTCACACAACTGGGGACAATGCCCAAAGTTGAAGACCTTAATAATGGCAGGAAACAACCTTACTGGTAGCATACCACCTGAGATAGGCAACGCAACCCAAATTCATGTGTTGGACCTTTCTTCAAATCATTTAGTTGGGTTGATCCCAAAAGAATTCGGGAGACTGGCTTCTTTGGAGAGGTTGATGTTGAATGGAAATCAACTTTCGGGTCATATACTGTCTGAATTCGGATCATTGAATGATCTTGAATATCTTGACTTGTcaacaaacaaattcaatGAGTCAATTCCGAGCATTCTAGGTGACTTGCTCAAATTGCACTACTTGAATTTGAGCAACAACAAGTTGGCTCAAGCAATTCCATTTAAGTTAGGGAAGTTAGGTCAATTGAATTACATGGATT includes the following:
- the LOC117621698 gene encoding MDIS1-interacting receptor like kinase 2-like produces the protein MTSLTSAKLCFLPYCLVILLYVSSPNWVAFPFATSTSDTEAKALLKWKASLFPNQALNHLTWYDPPTYNINATNSSSSNPKPRTSPCTWTGVSCNSAGSVRMINLSTCGIQGTLHEFSFLSFPNLEYLDLSLNKLFDAIPPQISYLSKLHHLDLSQNNLSGRIPPEISLLRNLRFLYLFANTFLGEIPKEIGNLKSLVDLALSYNNLSGLIPPNIGNLINLNTLYLAVNQLSGLFPKEIGNLKSLVDLDLSYNNLSGLIPPNIGNLINLNTLHLAVNQLSGLIPKEIGNLKSLVYLQLSTNNLSGLIPPNIGNLINLNTLYLAENQLSGLIPKEIGNLKSLVELGLDRNQLNGSIPTSFANLSNLQTLFLRDNQLSGSIPQELENLKNLTKLHLDINQLSGYLPPNICQGGKLTNLSVYKNYLTGPIPKSLKNCTRLVRVHLDQNQLTGNISEDFGVYPNLDFMNISHNNLYGEISHNWGQCPKLKTLIMAGNNLTGSIPPEIGNATQIHVLDLSSNHLVGLIPKEFGRLASLERLMLNGNQLSGHILSEFGSLNDLEYLDLSTNKFNESIPSILGDLLKLHYLNLSNNKLAQAIPFKLGKLGQLNYMDLSHNSLEGKIPSEMGSMQSLVTLDLSHNNLSGSIPSSFEEMRGLSYVDISYNHLEGPLPNISAFREAPPERLKGNKGLCGNVRALLPPCNAHGSKKDHTVIFSVLAVFVLLSALFTIVFVIVQRKKKHQDTKQNHMHGEISFSVLNFDGKSMYEEIIRATEDFDSTYCIGKGGHGSVYRVNLSSGDVVAVKKLHLLWDGEIEFQKEFLNEVRALSEIRHRNIVKLYGFCAHKRHSFLVYEYLERCSLAAILSKEEEAKELGWSKRVNIVKGLAHALSYMHHDCLPPIVHRDISSKNILLDSEYEACVSDFGTAKFLNPDSTNWTGAAGTYGYMAPAKLAYTMEVNENCDVYSFGVVTLEIIMGKHPGDLFSSLLSISSSSSSSSSSSSSSALAAHQIPIVDVLDQRISPPTHQVANEVVSLVKIAFSCLNSSPKSRPTMKQVSHFLSTQMLHLSKTVHMMTCGELLALDPLAT